TATCCCGCGAGACGATCATCAGGGTATCGACGGCATCGGTGTAGACGAGTTCGGTGGCGTCGATCGCGAGTTTCACGTCGACGTCGCCGCTGGTGATGATTACCTCGTAGCCACGGGCTTCTGCGGCCTGGATCAGCCCGGGGGTCGCGTGTTCGTCGAGATACAGTCGGGTCGCGACGAGCGTTCCGGCGTCATCGCCGACGGCCCGCACGTCGTCCAGATCCACGTCGAACTCGTCCCTGAGGACGTTCGGCCCGTCGACGAGCAACCCGACCCGTCGGCTCTCGGATCGTCCGCCCCGGAGTCGTCTCACGGCCCGTCGGAGACCCCCTACCATGTCACAGATACCGTCGAGGTGGGCCAAAACCGTATCGAAGTCCCGCCGGTGGGACGGGGCCGAAGGGAAACCATTAGCCCCCCGCGCGTGAGGTGTGGGATATGT
The DNA window shown above is from Halalkalicoccus subterraneus and carries:
- a CDS encoding NYN domain-containing protein, whose amino-acid sequence is MVGGLRRAVRRLRGGRSESRRVGLLVDGPNVLRDEFDVDLDDVRAVGDDAGTLVATRLYLDEHATPGLIQAAEARGYEVIITSGDVDVKLAIDATELVYTDAVDTLMIVSRDTDFKPVIEKAAKQGIHTIAVAPGTYGRSDALRNAAQEAILLDGDT